AGGCGATTTGCTGCTCAAGCTTGCGCGGCAACCAAATGTCATCGGAATCGAGAAATGCCAGATACTTTCCCCGCGATGCGCGGACACCCCGATTGCGCGCCGATGACACCCCACCCTTAACTTGGCTAATCACCTGCACCCTGGTCCCGTAGTGCGCGAGACGCGACTCGGTCTCATCGGTGGAACCGTCATCCACCACGATCAATTCAAAATCGGCAAAAGTTTGACGTAAAACTGAATCAATCGCCTCACCCACCCAGGGCCAACGATTGTAGGTTGGAATAATGACACTGACGAGAGGAGCTGATGACATGAAAGGCAAGGGTCCGGCGCGTTCGATTAAACAAAACTCTCCATCTTCTTAAAAAACTGATCGACCATCATCTTGGCCACGCCGTTGAGCATTCTTTGCCCGACGCTGGCAATCAGCCCGCCAACCTTGGCATCGGTGCTGTATTTGAGCAATGTCTGGCCATTGGCTTCTTCGAGATCGATGGCCACATCGCCCTGCATGAAACCCGGACCGCCGGAGCCGGAACCGCTCAGCACATAGTGCGACGGCGGCTGTTTATCTTTGATGGCGACTTTGCCTTTGTAGGTTCCTTTGACCGAGGCCACTCCCACCTTCATCACCGCTTCATATTCGTCCGGACCAATCTCATTCATGCTCTCGCAGCCGGGCATGCACTGCCCAATGATCTTCGGATCGAGCAGCACCTGCCAAACGCGATCGCGTGGCGCACTAAACGTGTAAGTGCCTTCTATCTTCACCTAAGGAAGCCTCCTGCGCACGACCGCAACGGCCGCAAAACACTCCTGCCAGCGGCGTAAACGTGCGAAAAACATAACGTTCATCCCCAGAAAACACAACATGTTGGGAAACTTATTGGTTGAATACGGCGTGCGCGTCCGTTACAATTTTCCCATCCATGAACCTCTCGGGGCCGATATTTCTCGCCGCTCTGCTGTTTTTCGGGTGGACACCTCGCATACCGGCTCAAGAGCTTTCTCCGAAAGAATTCTTTTCCAGCGGCTACGCCTTGCACACCACGGGCAAGTCCGCGCGCGCCAAAGAATTGTTGCAAAAGGCCGTCGACCCCAAGTTTACCCTGGCCGACTATAGTCTGCGCTATTTGTCGGCCATCGCTTTTGGCGAAAAGAATTGGGATCAGGCTCGTAGCTATGCACTGCAGCTGCGCCAGCAGTACCCGCAAAGCCTCTGGTACGCGCAAGCGGAGCTGCAGCTAATCAAAATTGACCTGGCGGAAAAGAAACACCGTCAGGCGCTTGCCAGCCTGCGCGCCCTGCGCGCGAATAAAAATGCCAAGAACGAAATTCTCCAGGAAGCGCTGCTGCTCGAAGCCCAGCTCCAAGACAACCTTGGCGAGCCGCAGCAGGCATTTGCGCTGTACCGCGACCTGCGCGCAGGCTATCCCAATTCGCGCTGGACCGACGCGGCGCGCCGCGAACAGAGCCGGCTGCGCGAGCGCTATCCTGAGCAGTTTGCACTCAGCACCCCGACCGCCATCGCCGATGAAGCTGACCGTCTAGCGCGCGAAGCGCAGCACGGCGAAGCCGAAAATCTTTATAAACGGCTTCTTGCCAACAATCCCGATGGCGAGTTCCGCCTGCGTCTGCTGGTCAAACTGGCCGCCTTGTACATGTCGATCGTCAAACGCAATGAAGCGATTCCGCTGCTCGAACAGATTGCCCGCGACTACCCCGAAGCAGCGGAAGCGCCGCGGGCGCTTTACCAGGCGGCGCAGATCCTGTGGAATCGTCATGACAACGCCCAGGCGCTGGAATATTTCAAAGCGGTGATCGACCGCTTTCCCAAGAGTAGCTACATCGACCGCGCGCACTTTGCGCTGGGCGACATCTACGAATATTTCGGCAACAGGGAGCTGGCGATTCAATATTACACCAGCGTGCCTAAGCAGTTTCCCAAGAGCAATTTGCGCAGCGATGCCCTCTGGCGGCTGGCATGGCTTTACTACCGTGCCGCCGACTGGCCGCAGGCGCAGACGACCTTTGCCTCGTTGAGTCAAACGGGCGACAGCTCGTTTCGCACTGCCGCACTCTACTGGCAAGCGCGCTCAGCGGAAAAACTAAATGACCAGGAAACCGCGCGCCAGCTGCACCGGCGTATCATCAACGGCGGAGAAGAATCGTACTATCAGGCCTTGTCCCAGCAGCGGCTTGGCTTGCCGCCTTCGGAGGCAAGGGCTATCTCCACGTCGACAACGATGGAGGCCGACCCGCCGATCACGCCCGAGGTAAATTTTCATTTCAATCGAGCGCGCGAGCTTTTGTCTCTGTCACTGCACCGCTTGGCGGTCGCCGAGCTCGACGAGGTCGAACGCCTATCGCGCAAACATGCGCGCCTGCGGCCGGTATTGATGCGCGAGTATTTCCGCGGCCAAGCCTACGGCCGCAGCCTGACGATCGCCAACCAACTGCCGGGTTCGGTGGAAGATCGCGATCGTTTCCGCTTCCCGCTCGCCTATTGGAGCGCGATTCAAAAGAAAGCTCAGGAACGGGAAATCGACCCCTTTCTGGTTTTGTCGTTGATTCGCCAGGAAAGCCTGTTCGACGCGCGGGCCCGCTCGCCGGTATTTGCGTTGGGTTTGATGCAGTTGCTGCCGTCTACTGCGGCGCGAGTGGCTAAGGAGATCGGGCTTGAACCACCGTCGAATGAAAAACTCTTCGAGCCGGAAACCAATCTGACTCTCGGCATGCAGTACCTGAGAGATCTTTTGCAGCGCTACTCGAACAATTGGTACAAAGCCATCGCCGCCTACAACGCCGGCGAAGGCGCCGTGGACCGTTGGGAGCGTGAGATCGTCACCGACGATATCGAAGAGTTTGTCGAGCGCATCCCGTACATCGAAACCCGCGGCTATGTAAAACTGGTCATGCGCAACCACCGCATCTACAAAAAGCTCTACAAAAAAAACTCATGAGCGGCGCGCCGATCATCGGTATCACCGCCGATTGGGCAGATGCGACGCCGTTCCGTGAACCGACGGTTTTTCTGCACCACCGCTACTGCCGCGAAGTGGAACGAGCCGGCGGTGTGCCGCTGATTTTGCCGCCCGGCAAATCCACCAAGAACCTCGATCATTCGCTGGATCGAATCGACGGCCTGATCATCAGCGGCGGCGACTTCGACATCCACCCCCGGCATTACGGCGAAAAGCCTATTGCAAAGTTAGGCGACATCATTCCAGAGCGAACCGAATTTGAACTGGAGCTGATTCTTCGCGCTCTGCGCCGAGACTTGCCGATTCTCGGCATCTGCGGCGGCGCGCAAGCGATCAACGTCGTCCTGGGTGGCTCATTGTACCAAGACATCGCCACCCAGGTGCCAAACGCGGTCTCGCATCGGCAAAGCAAAATGAAAGAACGCGGTGGCCACAGTATTCTGGTCACAGCTAAAACGCTCCTAGCAAGGGCCGTCACTCGCCGCGTCGTCGAAGTCAACACCACCCATCACCAAGCAATAAAAAACGCGGGTAAGAATTTGCTTGTTAGCGCGCAAGCCCTTGACGGCTTGACGGAGGCGGTCGAGAGCACCAACCACGCCTTCGTGCTCGGCGTGCAATGGCACCCGGAGGTGCTAGCACCCAAACGCGCCGACCAGCGGCGCATCTTCTCTTTGTTAATTGCCGCGTGTCGCGGGTAAACACGCTGCCGGCTCCCACGCACTCCGAGCACGCGCATCCCGAACTTGTCCCAATCGTTATTGCCTTCGCGTATCGAAATGGGTTCATAAATTAAAAATTCCGGTGCACCCTGCGGTCACATGTTGCGTAGTTGCGCAACTACGCAATCTACGGTTTTTTGCTTGATCAGAAACCCTATCCGCAGATCAGCGGGTATGGGGTTGCGGACTTGCGCAATTGCGCAAGTCCGCAACCTCTCCAGGATAGAGTCAGTTAGCTAGCACGAACCGGCGATAGGACCCTGGGATTTAGTTAGCTGCCGTTTGGCAAGCGGTGTGGGATCGAGTCTCGCAATTGTCGAGGAATCGCAGCTCAACGTTTTCGCTCCGATCGCGTTCTTCGTCCCGCTGAGGAATTCTTAGTTTGACCACGGCTTCAAGGAACGTAGCTTGCTTTGTTGGCACTCAGGCAAGACTCTCATTTCACAATCGCGTAGCAGTAGGAATCGCGCGGCTCGGGACTGATATTGGGGTGCACTGACCAGCGGCGCAGGACGCCTTCGCGCTGCATGCCGGACTTTTCCATGACGCGGGCTGACGCGGCATTGTCGACGTCGCACACCGCCCAGACTCGGTAGACATCTTTTTGTTTGAAGGCCCAAGCGATCAGTCCCTTGACCGCTTCGGTCATGTAGCCTTGGCCCCAGTGGCCGCGCGCCAGCACGAAGCCCAACTCCCATTTTTCGCCGTTGACGCGGGTGATGATCATGCCGATAACTTGCTTGTCTTCAAGCCGCTCGATCGCCCAATGGTAGGCCTTGCCGACATCCCAGGCGAGCAAACACATGCGCACGTATTCGCGGGTTTCATCGAGGCTCTGGTGCGCGCGCCAACTGACGTAGCGCGTCACTTCAGGGTCTTGGGCGTATTGGCGAAAGATCGCCTCGGCGTCGGAGAGTTTGACTTTTCGGAGTCGTAGACGTTCGGTCTTGAGCGTTTGTGGCTTGATCACTCTCGGTGGGTCCAACAAAAAATCACTGACCCGAGTGTAGGGTCCTGTCAAGAAATATGCAAGAGTTTGGCGGCTTCAAAGCGTCGGCGTGTCGTCCTCCTTGCCGTGCAGCGCGTACCAGTAGATGTTGTTCATGTAACGCCAGCGCCGAATCGTTGCGGCTTCGACGGTTTTCAACGCCTGCGCTTGCAGCTCGGGCGTGGTGCAATACTTTTCGACGATCGCGAAGCCCTTCGAGCCGTGGATTTCATCGGCGTAGATGTGTTCTTCAAAGAAGCGAATCTCCCGCGCCTTCACAGCGAAACCGTAATGCTTGTGCAGCGCCGGCACGATTTTTTTGCAGATGTCTAGGAATTGCGACTCTAGCCCGATAAACATGCCCGCCAGCGCTGTCTGCCAGGGCTGCTGATAAACCATGCGCCAGCCCCAGCATTGCAGAGCATCGGTGCCGCCAAGCACGATCGTGCTCTCGACACTGTTGCGGTCGACACCGCAGGCAGCGACGAAGTCCTTAAGCATGTCCAAATGACGATCGTCCGGATTCTCCTCGTCGCCGAGATTCTCAAACAGATAATTCTTTACGTCGCGCTGTTCGATCTGTGCGCCCTGGTAGGCGAGCCAGTTGAGAAACTGCGCGACGAAATGAAAATGCTGCGTGCAATAGAAAGCCATCTGCGACTTCGTCAGCTTGCCCTGCGCCCAGAGCTCGAAGAACGGGTGGTTCTTACTGTGCTTCTTGTCGCGGGTGGCGACTAGTTGATCATGAAAGCTGCTGCCCATGACTTACCTCGACATTCTGCGGTCACATCCTTGAAACGCAAAGAGGACTTACCTTAAACCGGACGGCCATCCGATTCAAGATAAATCCTCTTTGCCCATCTTTGCCGGGGGAACGCGAAAAAAATCCCCCTCTGTCCCCCTTTTTCAAAGGGGGACAGATTCAGGCTGACTCCGAGTTCCTCTCTTTGGAAAAGAGGGGTTAGGGGAGATTTGCCGGCGCGGTTGGGGAGGCTGATGATTTTACAGCCCTGGCGGCCACCGGGGGCCGCCCTTGCATTAACGATACCGGAACTTATCCTTCGCCGCGGCCCTGGGTGTTTTCGACGGTGCGCAGGCGAATGTCGATCAGCGCCGATTGGCCCCCAGCGATCGCGCGCAGGCCGCGCTCGACGGCTTTGCGCACTTCGCCGGGCTCTTCGACTTTCTCGCCATAGCCGTCCCAGGCTTTGATCATCTGCGAATATTCCGGGCACGGCGTAATGTGCAGGCCGGAGAAATTGCCGGACTTCACCGCCCAGCCATTGGGATAGTATTTCGGGATGCCGGATTTCTGCGAGAGATAACCCTGGTTGTTAAACATGATCGTCAGAAACGGCAGGTTGTGTTCCTGGGCGGCGCCGAAGGCGGCGGGTGAGGGATCATAGTTAAATGAGCCGTCGCCAATCAGGCAAATCACGGGGCGCTTCGGATTGGCAGCCTTCACGCCAAGCGCCGTCGCTAAGCCTGTGCCCAGACCGCCGATGCAGCCGTTGAAAAACGAGCCCGGCGTTAGGTTGTCGAAGTACCGGTGCACTGCGAGACGATGCGTGATCGTCTCTTCCACGACCATCGCATCCTTGGGCAGCGCCTGGCTGATTTCGTGCGCTACCCAGCGTTGATCCATCGGTTTGGTGTTGGCCAAGGCCATGGCTTCTTCACGCCATTTCTTGCGGCGCGCGTCGTTCTTAGCTTTCAGTTCTTCAGCGCGCTTGGCACGTGCCGGATCGCCGTTGGTGACTTTCTTTTTCAATGCCGCCAACAAATGCTCCAGCGACGACTCCACTTCGCCCGTCAAGCACAGATCGCATTGATAGCCATAATAAGGAATCTGACTGCGCAGCGGGTTTTCATCGAGCATGACGACCTTGGCACCCTTTGAGGGCGTGATCGAGGCCGGATGCCACGGCGCGATCACCGAGCACAGGAAAATCACATCGGCGCCCTGCACCGCTTCGGCGGCATCATAGCCGCTGTGCAGTGGGTGGGTGCGCGGAACATTGATCACACCGGTGCTGCGCGTCTCAGCCACCGGGCAGCCGAGCAGCTCGGCAATCTCGACCAAAAGATTCACACTCTTTTGCGTCCTGCCGGCGTCTTCGGCGATGATCACCGGATGACTGGCGCCCGCCAGCATAATGGCGAGTTCCTCAACGCCGTGCGGATCAGCCATGGCCAGAGGCGAGCTGCCGAGATCCGACGGCACATCCTTCGTCATCGTATCGAACAGATATTCCATCGGCATTGACACAAACACCGGGCCGCGCGGTCCAGCCATGGCGAGGCGGCAGGCACGCTGCACCGTGGACGGCACGATCGACTTGGTGTTGACGCCGAAGCTCCACTTGACGGTGTGATCAACCAACTTCGCCGGCCCGCCCATGTCGCCCAAATGGCCTTGCCATTGGCCCCCTACGTCGGGGCCTTCGTCTTCGCCGAAGCCAATGGACTCGCCGGCGAACACAACCATGGGAATTTGTTCATGCAGCGCGGCGCGCATCGCCATCGTCGCGTGCAACGCGCCGACCGTCGTGTGAATGACCACCGCCGGCAATTTGCCGGTTGACTTGGCGTAGCCGCTCGCCATGCCAACGGCGATCTCTTCATGGCGCGTGCTGTAATATTGCGGCATGCCTTCGACGCCAGGCTCCGCCAACGCTTCCCAGAGCGGCGACCATTCCGATCCCGGCGACGCAAAAATCTTCTCAACTCCCATTTTGCCCAGCACGCGCAGCATGCTCTGCGCGCCGGTCAATCCCTTGGTTTGAATCATGCTCGTCTCCTCTCGAGGTTTGCGCTTGTTTGGTACGGTCAGAACGCGCCTTAATCTACGCCAGGCACGCGCAAAAAAGCAACGCGGAACCCCGCCATGCTGCAAGGTTCCTCGCGTGCTTCTTAAAGCCCCTAGGTCAAATGTTGTAAAATCGTTTGGCGTTATTCAGCAGCAGGTCCTTCTTCACATCCAGCGAAATATCGTCGCGCTCCCACAGAATCGTCGCCGACTCCGGCCAGCTCATATCCCAGTGCGGATAGTCCGACGCGTACATCAAGGTTTTCGAGCCGACCTCTTTGGCAACGTAACTGATCATCTTCTCTTCCGGCTCGCAGCCATAATAGCTGTACTCGCTGAACAGATATTCGCTCGGTTTTTTCTTGCACAGCGGCGCTTCGACTTTGCCGCGCTTCTCCCACTCCTCGTCCATGCGCTCCGCCCAGTACGGCAGCCAGCCGCAGCCGACTTCGAGGTAGCCGATTCTCAGCTTGGGAAACATTTCCGGGATGCCGCCGAAGACCATGCCGGTAAGCTGCCGCAGCACCGGAAAGGGATGGCCGCAGGTGTGCAGAGAAATGAACTGATCGAACACTTCGCTGCCCGGTTCATCGCCGCCGAAGGCGTGGATCGAGAGTGACGTATTCAAGCGCTGCGCTTCTTCGTAGAGCGGATAATATTCCGGATTGCCGAAGTTCTTGCGATGCGCCTGCGCCGCCAGCATGCCACCGCACAGACCAAGCTTGGTCACCGCGCGATTCAATTCCTTGGCGCACTCCGCCGGATCGGCCACCGGCAAATTCGCCACGGCTTTCAAACGCGGCGAAGCTTTGCAGTAATCCGAAATAAAATCGTTATAGGCGCGGCACAAGGCGATTTGAAATTTAGGATCACGCACCCGGCCAACGCCGAGACCACTCGTCGGAAACATCACCGCGGTGTCGATCTGCTGCAAGTCCATCGCCCGCAAGCGATCTTCGACCTTGGCGCCAGACTGCCCCAAGGTGCCGCCGAGATTGCGATCGTAGTGTTCGCTGGGAATAAACGACGACCTTTGACTCTTGTAGGGCTCCGGCAAGTAAGGCCGAATGTCGTTGTCGAGATCGCGCGCATGGGCGTCGGAATCTAAGACTTTGATGGCTTCGCTCAACTCCATAGTGCCTCCTGAAAATACTCTCTCGCACGAGAGCCCGATTCTCTCCCTGCCGCCTCATCGTCGTTGGCAGAGCAGCCCCCATCCTAACCTTCCCCCGAGGCGGGGGAAGGAACTCGGATGGACTCGAAACTCAAAACCCGCAACTCGAAACTATCCCAACTAAGCCGCCACCGGCAGCGACGCCGGCACTTTCAAGTTGTAGAGCTTCTCACAATTGGTGAACAGCAGCTTTCTACGATCCGCCGGCTTCACGTCGACCATGTCGCGCTCGATGACTTGCCGTGAGTTCGGCCAGGTCGAGTTCTGATGCGGGTAGTCGTTGGACCACATGCAATTATCGGCGCCCCACCAGGAGAACATTTTGCCGCCCACATGATCGTTGAAGAAGGTCGAAAAGACCTGTTCGTAGAAATATTCGCTGGGCAGCCGGTCGATCGGCAAATTCTGCGCATGGCGATGGCGCTTGAAGTTCTTGTCGCACTGGCCGATCCAGAACGGCATCCAGCCGACTTCGTTTTCCACCGACACGACTTTGAGCTTGGGATAGCGCTTGAGCACACCGGTGAAAATAATATCGAACAGCGCGGTCTCGATCTCACGGGTTTGATCGACACCGATGCGCGGGCGCTGGATGCCCTGGGCGGTCTGCCGGTGCATGCTATCGCCAAAGCCGGTAAGGATGTGCAGGTGAACTGGCATCTCGTTGGCCGCCGATGCCGCCCAGAAACGCTCATAATGGTCCGAGGTAAACGGCAGCTTGGCGTCGGGCACCTGCCAGATCATGGTCCCGACCATGCCGGCTTTTTTGCAGCGTTCCATTTCAGCAATCGCGTGATCGATGTTGTACATCGAAATCAGTCCGACGCCGTAGAGCCGATCCGGCACTTTACTGCAGTAGTCGATCATCCAATTATTGAAAGCGCGGAAGATCTCTTCCTGAAACGCCGCGTCGTTTATGCAATAGAGCGCCAGCCCCAAGCTCGGATAAAGCACTTCGGCGCAGACGCCGTCGGTGGCCATGTCTGCCTTGCGCGCGATCGGATCCCACCCCCCTGGGCGCGCCAACTTGAAACCTTCTTTACGAAAGCGCTCGCGATCCTCCGGCTTGTTGCCGGCCATAAACAATGCGCCCACCGCCTGCTCGGGAACCCCTTCCGCGCCAAACATCCAGGCGTCGCGCTTTTCATCGAAATAGACTTTCGGCGCGCGGTCGCGCAGCGCAGCCGGCATACCCTTTTCCCAAAGATCGGGCGGCTCGATCACGTGTGAGTCAGACGAAATAATCAATTCATCCATGGCTTCCTCCTTATGAGAGTTGGTTAATTTCCTATCTTTTAGCCCAAAGCTGATCGAAAAAGCCACTCTTTTCCATGTCGGTTAAAAAGCGCGTGTCCATGAGCTCCTGCGGTTTAACGCCTTTGGCTTTGGGCTCCGTCTGCGCGACCTCGTCGAGAATCGCCTGAAAAGCTTCCGCTTTGAGCGCCAGGCGCGGCTCCATCACTTTGATCTCGGCATTGTAGGCCGACTCCAGAATCGCGCGATCGTTGAGCCGAAGCTGTTTACCTAAAACCTTGTAGACGAACTCTTTGTCCGTGTGCATGATCTTCACGGCTTCGGCCATCGCCTTCATGTACCGCGCCATCGCCTGTGGCTTGCGCGCGATCGTCGAACGCTTGGTGACAAACGAGGTGGCAGCGTAGGGAATTTTCAGATCGGGACCGTAGATGACGTAGTGATACCCTTTGGCCAAGGCTTGCACGTCCGTGGGCGGCGTTAGCGAGGCAACTTCGATGTTGCCGCTGAGCAGCGCCGTGAGCGACTCCGGATCGCCGCCGGACTGCAAAAACGTGTAGTCGCGATTAGGTTCCAGGCCATGGCGGCGCAGCGCCTGAATCGTGAAGTAATGCGAGTTGCTGCCGATGCGGCTCACCGCGATCCGTTTTCCCCGCAAATCCTCCGGGCGCTTCAGATTGCCGCCGGCGATGATGTTCTGCGTCATCGAATTTTTCGCACTGCCAATGTAGACGATCTCGGACGAGCCGCGCGCGAAGGCGATCACGTTGCCGACGCCGCCGGTCATGGTCATATCAGGATCACCGCCGAGCAGGGCCGCCGTGACAATGCTCGACGACGCGATGAAAACCAGATTGTGGTCAAGATTGTACTTCTGGAAGAGCTTGGCTTCTTCGGCGATCCATGGCAGCGCTTGGGCCATGACTCGGGCGGAATAGATAGTCGTGAACTTGTCGGCTGCCCATGCACTCGCAGCCGTTAGTGAAATCGCGAGAACCAGCGCAAATCGGATTCGCCGCATCATTTCTTACCCCACAACTGGTCCATGAAGCCGCTCTTGTTCATCTCCTCGAGATAGCGAGTGTCGACCATGTCTTGCGCTCTGACGTTCTTGGCTTTGGGATCGGTAGGAGCCAACTCGTCGAGAATCGCTTGCAGCGATTCCATTTTGAGCTGCAGGCGCGGCTCCAACGCTTTGATTTCAGCGTTATAGGCAGAGTCGAGCACGCTGCGATCGGTGAGGCGCAGGTATTTGCCCAGGACTTTGAACCAGAAGTCGCGGTCGGTATGCACGATCTTCGAAGCCTCCGCCATGGCGCGCATGAAGCTGCCGATTACCTGCGGCCGCTTGGCGATGACCGAGCGCTTGGTGACAAACGCCGTCGCTGAGTATGGAATTTTTAGATCGGGACCGTACACCACGTAATGGTAGCCTTTGGCGATCGCTTGCGCATCGGTGGGCGGCGTCAGATTGGCGACTTCCAACGAACCGCTCAAAAGCGCGGTGAGCGTCTCGGGGTCGCCGCCGGTCTGGAGAAAGCTATAGTCGCGGTTGGGTTCCATACCGTAGCGGCGCAGCGCCTGGATCGTGAAGTAGTGAGA
This region of Deltaproteobacteria bacterium genomic DNA includes:
- a CDS encoding carbon monoxide dehydrogenase subunit G; amino-acid sequence: MKIEGTYTFSAPRDRVWQVLLDPKIIGQCMPGCESMNEIGPDEYEAVMKVGVASVKGTYKGKVAIKDKQPPSHYVLSGSGSGGPGFMQGDVAIDLEEANGQTLLKYSTDAKVGGLIASVGQRMLNGVAKMMVDQFFKKMESFV
- a CDS encoding tetratricopeptide repeat protein, with the protein product MNLSGPIFLAALLFFGWTPRIPAQELSPKEFFSSGYALHTTGKSARAKELLQKAVDPKFTLADYSLRYLSAIAFGEKNWDQARSYALQLRQQYPQSLWYAQAELQLIKIDLAEKKHRQALASLRALRANKNAKNEILQEALLLEAQLQDNLGEPQQAFALYRDLRAGYPNSRWTDAARREQSRLRERYPEQFALSTPTAIADEADRLAREAQHGEAENLYKRLLANNPDGEFRLRLLVKLAALYMSIVKRNEAIPLLEQIARDYPEAAEAPRALYQAAQILWNRHDNAQALEYFKAVIDRFPKSSYIDRAHFALGDIYEYFGNRELAIQYYTSVPKQFPKSNLRSDALWRLAWLYYRAADWPQAQTTFASLSQTGDSSFRTAALYWQARSAEKLNDQETARQLHRRIINGGEESYYQALSQQRLGLPPSEARAISTSTTMEADPPITPEVNFHFNRARELLSLSLHRLAVAELDEVERLSRKHARLRPVLMREYFRGQAYGRSLTIANQLPGSVEDRDRFRFPLAYWSAIQKKAQEREIDPFLVLSLIRQESLFDARARSPVFALGLMQLLPSTAARVAKEIGLEPPSNEKLFEPETNLTLGMQYLRDLLQRYSNNWYKAIAAYNAGEGAVDRWEREIVTDDIEEFVERIPYIETRGYVKLVMRNHRIYKKLYKKNS
- a CDS encoding gamma-glutamyl-gamma-aminobutyrate hydrolase family protein; protein product: MSGAPIIGITADWADATPFREPTVFLHHRYCREVERAGGVPLILPPGKSTKNLDHSLDRIDGLIISGGDFDIHPRHYGEKPIAKLGDIIPERTEFELELILRALRRDLPILGICGGAQAINVVLGGSLYQDIATQVPNAVSHRQSKMKERGGHSILVTAKTLLARAVTRRVVEVNTTHHQAIKNAGKNLLVSAQALDGLTEAVESTNHAFVLGVQWHPEVLAPKRADQRRIFSLLIAACRG
- a CDS encoding GNAT family N-acetyltransferase, which gives rise to MIKPQTLKTERLRLRKVKLSDAEAIFRQYAQDPEVTRYVSWRAHQSLDETREYVRMCLLAWDVGKAYHWAIERLEDKQVIGMIITRVNGEKWELGFVLARGHWGQGYMTEAVKGLIAWAFKQKDVYRVWAVCDVDNAASARVMEKSGMQREGVLRRWSVHPNISPEPRDSYCYAIVK
- a CDS encoding amidohydrolase, encoding MDELIISSDSHVIEPPDLWEKGMPAALRDRAPKVYFDEKRDAWMFGAEGVPEQAVGALFMAGNKPEDRERFRKEGFKLARPGGWDPIARKADMATDGVCAEVLYPSLGLALYCINDAAFQEEIFRAFNNWMIDYCSKVPDRLYGVGLISMYNIDHAIAEMERCKKAGMVGTMIWQVPDAKLPFTSDHYERFWAASAANEMPVHLHILTGFGDSMHRQTAQGIQRPRIGVDQTREIETALFDIIFTGVLKRYPKLKVVSVENEVGWMPFWIGQCDKNFKRHRHAQNLPIDRLPSEYFYEQVFSTFFNDHVGGKMFSWWGADNCMWSNDYPHQNSTWPNSRQVIERDMVDVKPADRRKLLFTNCEKLYNLKVPASLPVAA
- a CDS encoding ABC transporter substrate-binding protein, translated to MMRRIRFALVLAISLTAASAWAADKFTTIYSARVMAQALPWIAEEAKLFQKYNLDHNLVFIASSSIVTAALLGGDPDMTMTGGVGNVIAFARGSSEIVYIGSAKNSMTQNIIAGGNLKRPEDLRGKRIAVSRIGSNSHYFTIQALRRHGLEPNRDYTFLQSGGDPESLTALLSGNIEVASLTPPTDVQALAKGYHYVIYGPDLKIPYAATSFVTKRSTIARKPQAMARYMKAMAEAVKIMHTDKEFVYKVLGKQLRLNDRAILESAYNAEIKVMEPRLALKAEAFQAILDEVAQTEPKAKGVKPQELMDTRFLTDMEKSGFFDQLWAKR
- a CDS encoding ABC transporter substrate-binding protein, producing MNQIKPLVFWTSLLLFSFALTLPAPAATAPDKLVGIHSSRVMSQSFPWVAQEAGLFKKYNLDFNLVFISSSSIVTAALLGGDAEMTVTGGIGNVAAFVKGSTDIVFTGGVKNVMTQTLVAGGNIKKPEDLRGKRIAVSRIGGNSHYFTIQALRRYGMEPNRDYSFLQTGGDPETLTALLSGSLEVANLTPPTDAQAIAKGYHYVVYGPDLKIPYSATAFVTKRSVIAKRPQVIGSFMRAMAEASKIVHTDRDFWFKVLGKYLRLTDRSVLDSAYNAEIKALEPRLQLKMESLQAILDELAPTDPKAKNVRAQDMVDTRYLEEMNKSGFMDQLWGKK